A single Tachypleus tridentatus isolate NWPU-2018 chromosome 9, ASM421037v1, whole genome shotgun sequence DNA region contains:
- the LOC143226782 gene encoding uncharacterized protein LOC143226782 isoform X2 encodes MGRPKKYKDDDERRRARARREKERRAQESLEQREDRLRKMSQYVKMKRAAESEEQRFERLRKMSQNERTRRAAESEEQRLERLWRMSQNMRDRRAAESKVDKCSSQQKLQRTQDVSKVIVLSTNHVSVRHCIQLKNRNENLNFETRTNLKLLDLPKKT; translated from the exons ATGGGAAGACCAAAAAAATATAAAGACGATGATGAGAGAAGGAGAGCAAGAGCGAGACGGGAAAAGGAACGTCGGGCTCAGGAATCTCTCGAGCAGAGAGAAGACAGGCTGAGGAAAATGTCACAATATGTGAAGATGAAAAGAGCTGCAGAATCAGAAGAGCAGAGATTTGAGAGGCTGAGGAAGATGTCTCAGAATGAACGAACTCGGAGAGCTGCAGAATCAGAAGAGCAAAGACTGGAGAGGCTGTGGAGGATGTCTCAAAACATGCGTGATCGGAGAGCTGCAGAATCAAAAG ttgATAAATGTTCCAGTCAGCAGAAACTTCAAAGGACCCAAGATGTTTCCAAGGTGATTGTGTTATCTACCAATCACGTATCTGTGAGGCACTGTATACAGCTTAAAAACAGGAATGAAAATTTGAACTTTGAAACAAGAACCAATTTGAAACTTTTAGATTTGCCAAAAAAGACGTGA
- the LOC143226782 gene encoding uncharacterized protein LOC143226782 isoform X1, with amino-acid sequence MGRPKKYKDDDERRRARARREKERRAQESLEQREDRLRKMSQYVKMKRAAESEEQRFERLRKMSQNERTRRAAESEEQRLERLWRMSQNMRDRRAAESKGEHFRKPKRKIATREQKHLLQIECESSNSSSHDCLSKINTFSFSVDKCSSQQKLQRTQDVSKVIVLSTNHVSVRHCIQLKNRNENLNFETRTNLKLLDLPKKT; translated from the exons ATGGGAAGACCAAAAAAATATAAAGACGATGATGAGAGAAGGAGAGCAAGAGCGAGACGGGAAAAGGAACGTCGGGCTCAGGAATCTCTCGAGCAGAGAGAAGACAGGCTGAGGAAAATGTCACAATATGTGAAGATGAAAAGAGCTGCAGAATCAGAAGAGCAGAGATTTGAGAGGCTGAGGAAGATGTCTCAGAATGAACGAACTCGGAGAGCTGCAGAATCAGAAGAGCAAAGACTGGAGAGGCTGTGGAGGATGTCTCAAAACATGCGTGATCGGAGAGCTGCAGAATCAAAAG GTGAGCATTTCAGGAAACCAAAAAGGAAAATAGCAACCAGAGAACAAAAACACCTTCTTCAAATTGAATGTGAAAGTTCCAATTCATCGTCACATGATTGTTTAtctaaaattaacacattttcattttcagttgATAAATGTTCCAGTCAGCAGAAACTTCAAAGGACCCAAGATGTTTCCAAGGTGATTGTGTTATCTACCAATCACGTATCTGTGAGGCACTGTATACAGCTTAAAAACAGGAATGAAAATTTGAACTTTGAAACAAGAACCAATTTGAAACTTTTAGATTTGCCAAAAAAGACGTGA